From Apium graveolens cultivar Ventura chromosome 9, ASM990537v1, whole genome shotgun sequence, the proteins below share one genomic window:
- the LOC141686253 gene encoding uncharacterized protein LOC141686253, with product MQEEQRVLQFFMKLNDNFSAIRGNILMMTPMLTVTQAYRLVAQEENHKEMINQVSQSDTMAFVADRRRFQDNYYGSRFQSNTQFSAQRPLNQPNRESMGSTNGQNGFIRRPYFCTHYKMSGHSVERCFKLYGFPPGFKGNKDRKVAALSQNVISSMVDQTDDLPGDQNSAISANSHATPPSIYDQDTYVHALLEGKVCFMSSATKYWFLDSGATDHISPYPDDFNVLNPDLSQKFPPLLFGELHTGLYTIRPSQTAVIDNTCCLSWYHRQL from the exons ATGCAAGAAGAACAAAGGGTTTTACAGTTTTTTATGAAGTTGAATGACAATTTTTCTGCAATAAGAGGAAATATTCTAATGATGACACCTATGTTAACTGTAACTCAGGCTTACAGGCTAGTAGCTCAAGAAGAGAATCATAAAGAAATGATTAATCAGGTTTCCCAGAGTGACACAATGGCTTTTGTGGCTGATAGAAGAAGATTTCAAGATAACTACTATGGTTCTAGGTTTCAGAGTAATACTCAATTTTCTGCTCAGAGACCTCTAAATCAACCTAACAGGGAATCAATGGGTAGTACAAATGGTCAAAATGGTTTCATTAGAAGACCTTATTTCTGCACACACTATAAGATGTCTGGACACAGTGTTGAAAGATGTTTTAAACTCTATGGTTTTCCACCTGGTTTCAAAGGAAACAAGGATAGAAAAGTTGCAGCACTTTCTCAAAATGTCATATCCTCTATGGTTGATCAGACTGATGATCTTCCTGGTGATCAGAATTCTGCAATTTCAGCTAATTCACATGCTACTCCACCATCTATATAT GATCAAGACACATATGTACATGCTTTACTAGAAGGTAAAGTTTGTTTTATGTCATCTGCTACTAAATATTGGTTTCTGGATAGTGGGGCTACTGACCACATCAGTCCTTATCCAGATGATTTTAATGTTCTCAATCCG GACCTCTCTCAGAAGTTTCCACCACTGCTTTTTGGTGAACTTCATACTGGTCTTTATACTATCAGACCATCTCAGACTGCTGTCATTGACAACACATGCTGCTTATCTTGGTATCATAGACAACTCTAA
- the LOC141686252 gene encoding uncharacterized protein LOC141686252, whose protein sequence is MKNLFLTKFQAAVRYAPSVTTLANFRQRENESLTSYFKRFNAESTSVRGASDEALKSFLIAGLRVGSDFWKHLQGKDPATLADVFALAESFKAIEQSLADVQPTSQSSQRNKGRKRDRSPSLRYRRNSRSPDRINTTSTRRGWSPPSNYDYKTSRYTPLVASIDHIYEVNRNKGLFRKPEALSSWKSKDKKKYCEYHESFGHNTHECRHLKDEIEALIKEGYLGEWVVKEVRKHKDDRTREEERRAPCGTNNDTPEENKFIRDGSIRTIYGGDPGMECSNRALEKYAREARFRPLTDIHRVETRPPKVFKGESMDITFRETDARWVHHPHNDALVISIQIGTKNVHRAFVDNGSSANILYYSTFKKMGLPDQDMSGEDSWVYGFSGAGVRVMGSIRLPCTLGESPLSVTKMLEFKVLNQESSHNVLLGRPFLREMRVITSIHHLTIKFPTPNGVGSIRGSQYDSRECYRQAMKGFRKDSHADDTPDVDREKSIEQPTEEI, encoded by the coding sequence ATGAAGAATTTGTTCTTAACTAAGTTTCAAGCCGCGGTGAGATACGCTCCCTCTGTCACAACTCTTGCCAATTTTAGGCAAAGAGAAAATGAAAGTTTAACATCGTACTTCAAAAGGTTCAACGCCGAGTCTACTAGCGTGAGGGGGGCCTCAGACGAAGCCCTAAAAAGTTTCCTGATCGCAGGATTAAGGGTTGGTTCAGATTTTTGGAAGCACTTACAAGGGAAAGATCCGGCCACTCTCGCAGATGTCTTCGCTTTGGCAGAATCCTTTAAAGCTATAGAACAATCTTTGGCAGATGTACAACCAACTTCACAGTCGAGTCAAAGAAACAAAGGAAGGAAGAGGGATAGGTCACCAAGCCTGAGATACCGAAGGAATAGTCGAAGCCCAGACCGGATAAATACAACAAGCACAAGGAGGGGATGGAGCCCTCCCTCAAACTATGACTACAAGACAAGCCGGTACACACCTTTGGTCGCATCTATCGACCATATCTATGAGGTAAACAGAAATAAAGGGCTATTTAGGAAACCTGAAGCTTTATCATCATGGAAAAGCAAAGACAAGAAAAAATATTGTGAATACCATGAATCATTTGGACATAACACGCACGAGTGCCGACATTTAAAAGACGAAATCGAAGCGCTTATCAAGGAAGGATACCTCGGAGAATGGGTAGTCAAGGAAGTAAGGAAGCACAAGGATGACAGGACAAGGGAAGAGGAAAGACGAGCCCCATGCGGGACAAACAATGATACCCCGGAGGAAAATAAATTTATCAGAGATGGCAGTATCCGAACAATCTACGGGGGAGATCCCGGAATGGAATGCAGCAACCGAGCCTTGGAAAAATACGCTAGGGAAGCCCGGTTTAGGCCTCTCACAGATATTCATAGAGTGGAAACCCGGCCACCCAAAGTATTTAAAGGGGAGTCCATGGATATCACTTTCAGAGAAACAGATGCCCGATGGGTACATCACCCACACAATGATGCGTTGGTTATTTCCATCCAAATCGGTACAAAGAATGTCCATAGAGCCTTCGTGGACAATGGAAGCTCCGCAAACATCCTCTATTACAGCACCTTCAAGAAGATGGGACTGCCTGATCAGGATATGTCGGGGGAAGACTCGTGGGTCTATGGTTTTTCAGGTGCAGGAGTTAGAGTCATGGGGTCAATTCGGCTCCCATGTACACTAGGGGAAAGCCCACTATCGGTAACAAAGATGCTCGAATTTAAAGTTCTGAATCAGGAATCATCCCACAACGTGTTATTGGGACGACCTTTTCTACGGGAGATGAGAGTCATCACTTCAATTCATCACCTAACAATCAAATTTCCAACGCCAAATGGAGTGGGAAGTATCAGGGGTTCCCAATATGATTCACGGGAGTGCTACAGGCAAGCAATGAAAGGGTTCAGAAAAGACTCCCACGCCGATGATACTCCGGACGTGGATCGAGAGAAAAGCATTGAGCAACCAACCGAGGAAATCTGA